Proteins encoded within one genomic window of Sorex araneus isolate mSorAra2 chromosome 9, mSorAra2.pri, whole genome shotgun sequence:
- the PGAM5 gene encoding serine/threonine-protein phosphatase PGAM5, mitochondrial isoform X2 → MAFRQALQLAACGLAGGSAAVLFSAVAVGKPRGGSDAEPRGTELSAGPGPARPRPGVWDPNWDRREPLSLVNLRKRSLESGEEELPSRLDHYKAKATRHIFLIRHSQYHVEASQEKDRTLTPLGREQAELTGLRLASLGLKFNKIVHSSMTRAIETTDIISKHLPGVSRVSTDLLREGAPIEPDPPVSHWKPEAVYYEDGARIEAAFRNYIHRADAKQQEDSFEIFICHANVIRYIVCRALQFPPEGWLRLSLNNGSITHLVVRPDGRVALRTLGDTGFMPPDKISRS, encoded by the exons ATGGCGTTCCGGCAGGCGCTGCAGCTGGCCGCCTGCGGCCTGGCCGGGGGCTCGGCCGCGGTGCTCTTCTCGGCCGTGGCGGTGGGCAAGCCCCGCGGGGGTAGCGACGCGGAGCCGCGCGGGACCGAGCTGTCGGCGGGGCCGGGACCCGCGCGCCCCCGGCCGGGCGTCTGGGACCCCAACTGGGACAG GCGAGAACCACTGTCCCTGGTCAACCTTCGGAAGAGGAGCTTGGAGTCGGGAGAGGAGGAGCTGCCATCCAGGCTTGACCACTACAAAGCCAAGGCTACTCGGCACATCTTCCTCATCAGGCACTCCCAATACCATGTGGAGGCCTCCCAGGAAAAGGACCGCACTCTGACACCCCTGG GGCGGGAACAAGCTGAACTAACTGGTCTTCGACTTGCAAGCTTGGGATTGAAGTTTAATAAAATTGTCCATTCCTCTATGACCCGCGCAATAGAAACCACTGATATCATCAGCAAACACCTTCCAG GTGTCAGCAGGGTTAGCACAGACTTGCTGAGGGAAGGTGCCCCCATTGAGCCGGACCCACCTGTGTCTCACTGGAAGCCAGAGGCAGTG TATTATGAAGATGGAGCCCGGATCGAGGCTGCCTTCCGTAACTACATCCATCGGGCGGATGCCAAGCAGCAGGAGGACAGTTTTGAGATCTTCATCTGCCATGCCAATGTTATCCGCTACATAGTGTGCCG gGCTCTGCAGTTCCCTCCTGAAGGCTGGCTCCGCCTTTCCCTCAACAACGGCAGCATCACCCACTTGGTAGTTCGGCCTGATGGCCGAGTAGCGCTCAGGACCCTCGGGGACACGGGATTCATGCCTCCTGACAAGATCTCACGCTCCTGA
- the PGAM5 gene encoding serine/threonine-protein phosphatase PGAM5, mitochondrial isoform X1 produces MAFRQALQLAACGLAGGSAAVLFSAVAVGKPRGGSDAEPRGTELSAGPGPARPRPGVWDPNWDRREPLSLVNLRKRSLESGEEELPSRLDHYKAKATRHIFLIRHSQYHVEASQEKDRTLTPLGREQAELTGLRLASLGLKFNKIVHSSMTRAIETTDIISKHLPGVSRVSTDLLREGAPIEPDPPVSHWKPEAVQYYEDGARIEAAFRNYIHRADAKQQEDSFEIFICHANVIRYIVCRALQFPPEGWLRLSLNNGSITHLVVRPDGRVALRTLGDTGFMPPDKISRS; encoded by the exons ATGGCGTTCCGGCAGGCGCTGCAGCTGGCCGCCTGCGGCCTGGCCGGGGGCTCGGCCGCGGTGCTCTTCTCGGCCGTGGCGGTGGGCAAGCCCCGCGGGGGTAGCGACGCGGAGCCGCGCGGGACCGAGCTGTCGGCGGGGCCGGGACCCGCGCGCCCCCGGCCGGGCGTCTGGGACCCCAACTGGGACAG GCGAGAACCACTGTCCCTGGTCAACCTTCGGAAGAGGAGCTTGGAGTCGGGAGAGGAGGAGCTGCCATCCAGGCTTGACCACTACAAAGCCAAGGCTACTCGGCACATCTTCCTCATCAGGCACTCCCAATACCATGTGGAGGCCTCCCAGGAAAAGGACCGCACTCTGACACCCCTGG GGCGGGAACAAGCTGAACTAACTGGTCTTCGACTTGCAAGCTTGGGATTGAAGTTTAATAAAATTGTCCATTCCTCTATGACCCGCGCAATAGAAACCACTGATATCATCAGCAAACACCTTCCAG GTGTCAGCAGGGTTAGCACAGACTTGCTGAGGGAAGGTGCCCCCATTGAGCCGGACCCACCTGTGTCTCACTGGAAGCCAGAGGCAGTG CAGTATTATGAAGATGGAGCCCGGATCGAGGCTGCCTTCCGTAACTACATCCATCGGGCGGATGCCAAGCAGCAGGAGGACAGTTTTGAGATCTTCATCTGCCATGCCAATGTTATCCGCTACATAGTGTGCCG gGCTCTGCAGTTCCCTCCTGAAGGCTGGCTCCGCCTTTCCCTCAACAACGGCAGCATCACCCACTTGGTAGTTCGGCCTGATGGCCGAGTAGCGCTCAGGACCCTCGGGGACACGGGATTCATGCCTCCTGACAAGATCTCACGCTCCTGA
- the PXMP2 gene encoding peroxisomal membrane protein 2, translating into MAPAASRLRVAPLRELPRRALAQYLLLLRLYPVLTKAATSGILSALGNFLAQMIEKKRKKENFSQKLDVSGPLRYAIYGFFFTGPLSHFFYLFLEHWIPPEVPLAGVKRLLLDRLVFAPAFLLVFFFVMNFLEGKDAAAFAARTKTGFWPALQMNWRVWTPMQFININYVPLQFRVLFANLVALFWYAYLASLEK; encoded by the exons ATGGCCCCTGCGGCGTCGAGGCTGCGGGTCGCCCCGCTCCGGGAGCTCCCGCGCCGGGCGCTCGCCCAGTACCTGCTGCTCCTGCGGCTCTACCCGGTGCTCACCAAGGCGGCCACCAG TGGCATTTTGTCTGCACTTGGGAACTTCCTGGCCCAAATGATTGAGAAGAAACGGAAGAAAGAAAACTTCTCTCAAAAGCTAGATGTCAGTGGGCCTCTCAGATATGCCATTTATGG GTTCTTCTTCACAGGGCCGCTGAGTCACTTCTTCTACCTCTTCCTGGAGCACTGGATCCCTCCTGAGGTCCCCTTGGCAGGGGTCAAGAGGCTCCTCTTAGACCGCCTGGTCTTTGCACCGGCCTTCCTGCTAGTGTTCTTCTTCGTCATGAACTTCCTGGAG ggCAAAGATGCAGCTGCCTTTGCTGCACGGACAAAAACGGGGTTCTGGCCTGCACTGCAGATGAATTGGCGTGTCTGGACCCCAATGCAGTTCATCAACATCAACTATGTGCCTTTGCAG TTCCGCGTACTTTTTGCAAACCTTGTGGCTCTGTTCTGGTATGCCTACCTGGCCTCTCTGGAGAAGTGA